CAGGTTTTGTATGTTTGTGGGATGGTATGATACACTTTTATAAGAAAAGGAATGGCAAACAAATccaaaaaacacaacaaaacgcCATTTGGTAAAGCAACAGGAAAATATTCCATTCAAAGAAAATGGAAAAGAACAAAATACTATACAGTAAAAGCTAACTGTGACAGAAGACCAGTATATAAGGGCCAAACATAtagatacaaaaacaaattgacaATATTCAGAGACAGATTACTAAAGCATTACAACATCAGGGCTAAAACAAAGAACAATGCggtgaaaaaaacatatttcaatcaTGATTTCCAAGACTTGTATAGCATACACAAGGTACTGGTGGATTCAGAGGATGGTGGGTTCAAATACAGAATCAAACGGGTCAGTTCAACTGAATATGATGGGTACAGATTGGTCAGTCTGAACCAGTTTCAAGATTTTCTGGCAACAACTACCTTGCACTCGATGCATTGTAATGGTCTTCGTGTTTTGAATAAAGTATGTCCAAATGTACCTCCTTTGAAACTGATACGTGAAATTAGAAGCAATGGGTTGGCAAGTATTATCCTCACAGAGTGCCAAGGATGCAAACAGACATTTAAATTTCAATCAAGTGCACAGTTACCATTGTCTAATAATACCATGAATACTAGTAGTAAACATTATGATATTAATGTCCGTGCAGTATGGGGAACGATGGTGACGGGAGGTGGTCTTTCTCAATTAAATGAGTTCTTGGGAACAGTAAATGCACCAGGAATGTCACAGAGCACATTCACTACTATCGAACAGGAGATAGGAGATTTATGGGGTGAAATTCTGCAAAAGGAAATGCTTGAGGCGGGTGCAGAAGAAAGACGCATTGCCATTGAGAAGGGAAATTATGACTATGGAATACCTTGCATATCAGTGGTTGCTGATGGAGGCTGGAGCAAGCGCTCCCACAAACATAGTTACAATGCCCTGGGTGGGGTTGCAGTTATCATTGGCGCAGAGACGGGAAAGTTGCTCCATATTGGAGTCAGGAATAAACATTGTTACCTCTGTAATAGAGCAGACACCACCCATACACATCCACCTCCTCATAGATGTTTTTGTAATTGGAAAGAGAGTTCACAGGCAATGGAGGCTGACATAATTGTTGATGGTTTTTTAAAAGCAGAAAAGGTCCATGGAGTAAGGTATACGAGACTCATAGCTGATGGTGATTCATCTGTTTACGCTAAAATCCAGGAGAAAGTGCCAGTGTGGGGACACCATGTTGCGAAGATAGAATGCGCGAACCATGTTTGCAAATGCTTGCGAACAAATCTTGAAAAACTGGTTGCTGATAATCAGTACTACAAAGGTAAAGGAAAGCTATCGAAGACAGCAAGAATGAGAATTGCAAGTTGTGTTAGAAGTGCCATTCGAATGCGATCCAAAGAAACAAATAAAGCAGAAGCTGTACGCAAACTTCAAAAAGATATACACAATTCAGTCCATCATGTATTTGGAAACCACATTAATTGCAGTGACTTTTGTAAGGCCAGGGATTGTAATAATGTGTCTCTACAATCAAACATAGAAGTTAGTAGCAACAACGTTGACAATACAGCAGAAGAAACAATACCAGATGTTCTAGAAGAAGTCACTGATATATGGGCAGAAACATTGAATGCCAATGAGGAAGAACTGTCCAGAGGGGATTGCAATATATTAGAGACATTGGATTCGATGATGCTTAAGGATATCAGCAACATATTGGAAAGAGTAGCTGCCAAATCATCAAGATTACTTGGAAACACAACTACAAATCTAGCTGAATCTTGGATGGCGATAAGGGCAAAATTCGATGGAGGCAAGCTCTACAATAGGTGCAATCGTGGATCCTGGCACTCTAGATGCTATGGTGGAGCATTACGAAAAAATTATGGTCCACAGTGGTCACCAAAGGTCTGGCAAGAAACAACCTCAACCAAAGCTGGCAAGCATTTTGAAAGGCTTTATAATACCAGGCAGACAGCACTTCTTCAAACAAAGAAAGGCCAGAATAAGCCAGAGCGAAAAGCAAGAAGATGGAAGAGGAAAATGGAAAGTACGAAGAAAGCTGAATGTAAGAAAGCACGGAAAGAGTATGGCGAAGATTCATTAGAGGCAGTACCTGATCTTTCATCAGACAGGCTGACAGAGTTGCAAACCACGTACTTCAAGACCCACATTGACCTTGAAGATAGTAAGATGAAGTCAATTGAACGTGTCACAAGAAAGCAGTCGGCATCAGCTGTATGGCAAAAAGAAAGGAAGAAGCGTATAACATCTTCAAATTTCGGTGCTGTTGTCAAACGCAATCCCAAAATCAATGTGAAGAACCTAGTTAAAAAAATGCTCTACAGTCCATTCAAAGGAAATCTTTACACCAGACATGGCATCCAGGCGGAACAGATGTCCATAAAAGAATACATTTGTAAAAAGAAGGAAGAACATGTTGAAGTAACCGTGGAACAAGTAGGTCTCTCTAtagattttgacaataaattcCTTGCGACAAGTCCTGATGGAAAGGTCAATGAAAAAAATGGTGAAACTGGACTTCTAGAAATTAAAAATCTGCTCCAAAACAAACCCTTGAACTTGTATGAAGCCGCAAGTACTGTAAATGGTTTCTGTTTACAATTGATAGACAACAAATTACATTTAAAGCAGTCTCATGATTACTACTACCAAATACAGGGGCAGATGAACATAACCAATTTACCATGGACAGATTTTGTGGTTAGAACAGAAAAACCATATCAACTGTTTCTAGAACGGATCTATAGAGACCAAAATCTGTGGATAGAGAAGATGGTACCGAAACTGGATGCATTTTATCACAAAGCAATGTTGCCAGAACTAGCTGCACCAACAAATAACACTCTTATGGGGATACGAGAACCAGGCATTTGGGTATGTTAACTATGGACCCATACGTATACACACACATTTGGTGATGTGCTCATTTATGTATCCATAAAATATGTGTGTGGTAACACTTGTGGTACAAATTATTTTCTAGCAATATAAccaaaaaaataccaaaattcaatacaaatatgtaatatattatagatgtaaaacatatgaaatatagtaataaaacaatgataaatgGATTCAACATatgtaattaatgtttatattatatttgttctTGCAGTTTACTCCTTCACAAACTACAAGGACAGTCACACAGAGAACAAGAAAGACTGAAGGACAGAAAGTGAAAGCTGCAAATCAAAATCCATCAGCTTATGGCAACAGTGATATTCCTACAACTTCAAGGCAGGGGTAATTAATTTCTAATAGTCTATTAGCAGTctaatagttataatataatataatattatgttttatcTGCTAACTTCTATACGTTATACAAAAACGAAACTCTCTAGtggttgtgtttttgttgatatttgtcGGGGAATGAGATGAACTTTATATACAATCTCGTTATGTAATTCTTTAAAGAATAACACTCGCTAAAGgtagtgtattttttttttaagagtATACCTAACTccattgtatattatacaaatatcttATGGCTTAACATGCTCTTGTCCAGAATATTGAACCCAAGGTGGTTGTAATCAACAAGTGTTATATTGCACAAGGCCTTATTGTTTATTACACCCACCGAGGGGAAATATCTTGGACCAGAGCACACTAAGCCataagatatttgttttattacatagaGCTTAATGTATTCAATATAATATCAGTTCTTGTTGAGATTTTTTAAACATCagattttaaacaacttttgatAGGGAAGAAACCATAAAACTTTTACGAGGTGTACTTGCTTATGCATATTCTTGCTGTATGTAGCTTTTATATGGTCGAAACAAAAAAGATAGACTCCCGTCGAATAAAATATCGTAAACATCAACGTCATGACTAAAGTGTTATGACGGGATTGCGCATGAGTTGTAGGACGTCACTGTGCAATATAACTTTTCGAAGCGTtcaatataacaagttatattgAACTGTTGACAAGATTGTTGAAATTATGACATTACATCAAATATAGATTAATGTAATTCAACTATGTAATAAAACCCGATATTACACTAAAACTTAGTAATATCCTATATATACGACATtattaacattaaaatacatcatCAGTAATTATAAATGCTTTGCTtacttttcataattttttaattttcttgtaCTTCACAAACTACAAGGACAGTCACACAAAGAACAAAAAAGACTGAAGGACAGAAAGTGAAAGCAAGTCAGAATCCATCATCTTATGGCAACGGTGATAAAACGAATATTCCTACAACTTCaaggtatataaattataaaccaATATTGCACTAACACTTATTgaatatcctatatatatatgacattattAACAGAAAAATACATCGTCAGTAATTATGAATGCTTTACTTACTTTCCAttgttgttaattattttatggAACAATTTTCTCGCAGTTGTACAGTATTTCTTATTGTTACAGATCTCAAAGACTGCACCGAACCAAATTTGTCGGGAGACGAATATCCCATGAATGGGTAGAAGATGAGGGACACCGTAAATGGTATGATGGGACTGTGATGGGTGTGGAATCTGGGAAGGATGGTAGCCCTGATGCTGTTTACGAAGTGATGTATGATGGAGATGAAGAGCTATACAGCATAGATCATCTGCATACAGATTTTCAGTCAGCATCTGTTAAATTTATAGACCTCATGTGGTAAGTATCCTTGTGTAAATgcatataactttttgttgtggTCATTGACAAGTAGTTGAAGTACTTCATTTTCATTCAAACATACAATTTGTTGATTTGAAATATCAGTATGATAGTTACTATGaaagtattttctaaaatattcctatatgtatatattaaacaagATTGCACCTATGTGCCACCATACATTCCTTTGAAAGTAGTTCCAataagagttgcctccctttaaacaattacaaatgGCTTCTGTTTATGGTGTGACTTGAAATAAAAGCTTCTTATTTTGTAAGATTTATAATAACAAACTATTTTCTATTGCTCCCACTAACTGCTTTAAtacatcaaaaatgtttttttcccctttctttGCAGAATTCagttattttgaagaaaattagAAACTTTTACAGAAAACAGTTTATGGCAGGTATTTCTTTATTGCATTAGTACTGACAGTTATGCCATATACACCAATAGAAAGATAATAATTAGACGAACATTTTCATATATCACATTCTGTACTTTTAcactgatattatataatacagttttTAAAAACTCAACCAGTTTCTGCAGTATTCATTACCCTTAATACCATTGAACACGCCCGTTCGATGAAAGATTATACGAAAACTACAGAATTCCGACCTTTAATAATATATGATCTAAATGACCCAACttctatttcatatatttatttaattttataagCTTATAAATGTGCGTTTTGACGCGATGATGACGGATTTTGATGCCAAAAACACTGGAGTAAACACTAACCATGATGGCGGATTACCGGAAAAGGAAGTCGATTTTGTAAGAATTCTTGATCTGGAAAACGTTTGCACCGCTTGAAAACAAGACTTTGACGTAAAATTGATTCAGATGCAGACGGTGACATGGCGTCAACTGCTGACGATCGAGAGCAGAGTATGGTATGATATCAACTATTTCTTATGTATTTGATGTAATCACACTCTTACGTCTGTTATCTTGATTTGAACAAGTAACATGTTGTAAACACATATTGGCATGGCTGGAGCGGCTGATTGGACACGTCAAATGTCAACAGTTACTGTAACTGTCCAGTATGACTTCAAAATTACACTTGACTGTGTCAGTGTACtgtatctaagtctgtggtgtaGATCACTGATAACCATTTCATTATTTCCAGCATTTCTCAATTAGAGTTACCTCTTTTTATGAATACAATGGAGTCAACGTGTCAGAAAAATAGTTTTTTGCAAATTATGaactgatattttgtatttttgtatgcaATGTCTATGAATCaaataaatacttttaaaactaaaaatagTTACCAAAACATGTGAGACTCCAGGCGCTTCGCATAACTAGATGAAGTGTAGAAAAAATATTCATGCCCTacctacactgctctccggcagggtatgaagtccctcccattgccgatagtctagcaagccccgatgtgattcacatcagCCACTATCAGGCTAGAATTATTGTTTTCACGGATAAAAagacacatgtaaattgatgcTTCTAGTTCATAATCTGTTATCAATATTCAATCCGCAAATCTGCACATGCGTTATTCCTTTGAAAATAAATGGTcccaaaacgagcaagacacaccAGAGaaatcagttcaaacataccgccataTTTGATACAAGTGCAAAGGTAAATTTCCTTATAAGGCaatcaaaatgaatttatgCTAATGAGATTTCCCGCAAgatttcaaaagataaacaGATTCAGAGTTATATACCTCGGTGAGCAAGCTTACGTCAAACATAtatgaaattgaataattacatcagcatacaaggagtgggacgactggttcgcccgttttcagtataatgtgaccgggtgggttgtcctgctgggtgtcttcggcagtatgtttcagtgaggtacatgtagcactataaatcggcaaaagttccagcctatcacaaggagacttaacaggaacataccacagcctcctaaaacacacatacgtactcgccacacgcatgcacgggaggccgtccttaaatgaccttagctgttattaattaataggacgttaaacaaaataaaccaaaccaaaccaaatacacaaagtaAGATGCACTTTCTTCAAAAGACTTACAAAAAGACTAGTTGAAGATATCTGATAAGTATTTTTGTTCATAGTAGCTTCGTCCATGTATGGTCACGGATACCATATAATATTATTTGGATAGCATCCTCGCGAGAGTTATTCAGAAGTATCATGGTGGATTATTAAGACAACTCAGTGTAGTATAATATTGGAATGTGCGAAGTAAAGATTTCTAGGTTGACAATTCCTGACAACGatcatctgtcagaaattgtctgtccgtcgtccagagctacgcTTTCGCAGCTACATGAATTGGTCTATGAATTTGTCAGAATATTTatgatgtatactatatatactattgCTTACATAGTGATACTGTCGTCTTCTAGCCTCCCGCTAggaggaatttccctttagcttgATCTGTAGAGTGTCAGTCTGGCAAGCTGGGGATCACTACAGGTTCGATACCCAGAGGAAGCAAGCTGCTTGCTTtcttattacatatatatttttgtactcTCAAGCAGAAGCCATTGgagtatttgattttaaaaaacttataaagaaaatattaaagTAATACGTTCTATTTTTTATCCCAATTATGCatgcttaaatatttttattgatcatGATGGCACATTGGTTTGACGAGGAAAATTTGGGGTTAATGTTTCAATCTTCCATGCCCAAGTGCAAAAGCTGAAACATTTCATGATTTAAGTATGACATTGTCCAAAAATGTTTTCGGCCACTGGTAAACATTATCACTGAATTCAAAAATGATGGAAAAAACTAACAACCTAATGAGGAAGTGATTTTGTGTTGAATATAAAACAGAATTATGAAATTGATTAGTATTCATTAACATAATCAAGGTGTCCATAATTGCATGTCTGACATTCAATAACACAATACTCCactgtaataataattaaaaaaaaacatatataatgactTGTTACAATTACATAGGATCACAACTTCAAGTTTTCATGAACAAGCCATGTGGTGGATCAGAACTGGACTAGAATTTTCAGAAGATAACTTTATATACTGTCAACAATCATACTTACATTTGATCTGTTTAATGTGGTTTTATTTATACAGGAGGTCGCTGACACTATCCAGCTGAACCTTGGTGAGCTGGACCTAACTTCAGAAGATTTTTGGTTGGAGGAAGCTGATGGTGAGTAAGATTTTGAACGAATGTATTTCAGCTTTGGTTTGTGCCTCCTTTTGGTTTCCACTGATCTTCCTACCTCCTCTGTCTCTATCTTTATCCTCCAACTACACACCCGACTTTCAGCTGGTATTTTTTTCCTTCCAATGTACTCCGGCAGGAATTTCACAATTCCCCATTTCATGTATTTgttgtcccccccccccccccccccccccccctccccatgGAGTTATCAATATTCCCAAAATCATCTTcaaatcttgttttttttaaacatagaGGCTTGACAGCTTCTTAGCCTGAGTggattggtttattttggtACATTATGACAAATGCTCATTGATTACATAAGCATACCTAAAACCAGGTGTAGCCTACATGATAGTGTTGTCGGAGAGACACTGACCTATATAAGTTAACATGGTCTAGGGAGTCAGAGAAACACTGACCTATATAAGTTAACATGGTCTAGGGAGTCAGAGAAACACTGACCTATATAAGTTAACATGGTCTAGGGAGTCAGAGAAACACTGACCTATATAAGTAAACATGGTCTAGGGAGTCAGAGAAACACTGACCTATATAAGTAAACATGGTCTAGGGAGTCAGAGAAACACTGACCTATATATGTCAATGGATTCAGattctatacacaggtatatttacatatgtttaATGGCTATTCATAAAACTATCATTTAGGGACAGATCATCAGAAATGAGAGCTAATCATAAGATGTTGTTTGAGATAGTTAAGTTTTATGAACCAATGTACCATGATTTATTGATTTCTATTTTCAGTACATATCCAACGCAATCTAGAGGATGACATTGTTAAAGAAGCCCTCAACACAGTAAGTTCATCcctttttacagaaaatataaagCTGATAAGCTGTCGCACATATcactttttttcagaaatataaagCTGATAAGCTGTCGcacatatctttttttttttcagaaatataaagCTGATGAGCTGTCGCACATATcactttttttcagaaatataaagCTGATAAGCTGTCACACATGCATTTGtcatatattttcaaacaattcCTTAAGATTAGTAAGCCtgaaatatcaatatgaaatatagataaatataatatcattgtgaATTTTTCCTTACAACCCTGTATTTGCGTACAATGTCGCATAAATGCATCAGATGTGATATGTCACTTTACATTGTAAATAGaattgtgtgttgtgttgtagggAGTTGACTTACGACAATACTCTAAACAAGTGGAGAAGGAACTGCTGGATGTCGAAAATGCCTCTATACAGGACTGTATCCTTGTCACTTTCTCACTGTTTTTTCCATGTAGTAAATATAGGAACTAAATGATAACCTTATTTTTAGCTTGGTTTACATCAGACTAACTTGGTTTACATCAGATCTACTTGGTTTACATCAGATCTACTTGGTTTACATCAGactaacttggttaacatcaGACTAACTTGGTTTACATCAGACTAACTTGGTTTACATCAGATCTACTTGGTTTACATCAGATCTACTTGGTTTACATAAGACTAACATCGAATATGCCGAATAATATCAGATTTACTTGGTTTTCATCAAACTAGCTTGATTGATTGGTATCAAATTTGCTTGGTTTATATGAGATTTACTTGGTCTTCATCAGACTAACTTGATTGATATCAGTTTTACTTGGTTTACAAACAACTTACCTCTTACTTggtttatatcatatttacttggtttatatcatatttacttgGTTTATATCAGATGAACT
The window above is part of the Pecten maximus chromosome 2, xPecMax1.1, whole genome shotgun sequence genome. Proteins encoded here:
- the LOC117344934 gene encoding uncharacterized protein LOC117344934, whose amino-acid sequence is MNIYRTVTQRTKKTEGQKVKASQNPSSYGNGDKTNIPTTSRSQRLHRTKFVGRRISHEWVEDEGHRKWYDGTVMGVESGKDGSPDAVYEVMYDGDEELYSIDHLHTDFQSASVKFIDLM